From a region of the Leptolyngbya sp. FACHB-261 genome:
- a CDS encoding molybdenum cofactor biosynthesis protein B, with translation MTSLPCSDPTPAFVSCAIVTVSDTRTVETDKSGQLLKSLLQEAGHRIVAYGIIQDEPDQICEQLAQLAQEPNIEAIIFNGGTGIAPRDTTYDALEALLEKVLPGFGEVFRALSYQEIGSRAIASRAVAGVYRGRILFSLPGSTGAVKLATEQLILPELVHLVRQLQGKH, from the coding sequence ATGACCTCACTGCCTTGCTCTGACCCCACACCTGCATTTGTCTCCTGTGCGATTGTGACGGTCAGTGATACCCGCACTGTTGAAACTGACAAAAGTGGTCAGCTTCTAAAGTCCTTGTTGCAAGAAGCAGGCCATCGCATTGTTGCTTACGGCATTATCCAAGACGAGCCAGACCAGATCTGTGAACAGCTCGCTCAGCTTGCTCAGGAGCCTAATATTGAGGCGATTATCTTCAATGGTGGTACAGGCATTGCACCGAGAGATACTACCTACGATGCACTGGAAGCACTACTGGAAAAAGTTCTACCTGGATTCGGCGAGGTGTTTCGAGCGCTGAGCTATCAAGAGATTGGCTCTCGTGCCATTGCCTCCCGCGCTGTGGCTGGCGTTTATCGCGGCCGAATTCTATTCTCGCTGCCCGGTTCTACAGGCGCAGTCAAACTGGCCACTGAGCAGTTAATTCTGCCTGAGTTAGTGCATCTGGTTCGTCAACTTCAAGGCAAGCATTGA
- a CDS encoding NAD(P)H-quinone oxidoreductase subunit N — MSLIITGRKMIQDLESNGALALCVPPEGGFEGRYQRRLRGAGYGVLTLTARGLGDLSAYLTSVHGVRPAHLGKKEIRTYFYPPLLQYQLDNLPPNAKGLVLWLIEGKVLSRQELQFLVTLPTLQPKVKVVVEVASAREISWQPLRQAVAAA, encoded by the coding sequence ATGAGCCTGATCATTACGGGCAGAAAGATGATTCAAGATTTAGAAAGCAATGGAGCACTGGCTCTCTGTGTTCCTCCTGAGGGTGGGTTTGAAGGGCGCTATCAGCGGCGCCTACGAGGAGCAGGCTACGGAGTTCTGACGTTAACGGCCCGAGGTTTAGGTGACTTATCCGCTTATCTCACAAGCGTGCATGGCGTGCGACCAGCCCACTTGGGCAAGAAAGAGATTCGCACCTACTTCTACCCGCCGCTGTTGCAATACCAGCTCGACAACTTGCCACCCAACGCTAAAGGGCTAGTGCTGTGGTTAATTGAGGGCAAGGTTTTATCACGCCAAGAGCTGCAATTCCTGGTCACCTTACCCACGCTTCAACCTAAGGTCAAGGTTGTTGTAGAAGTGGCGAGTGCCCGGGAAATATCTTGGCAGCCGCTTCGACAGGCTGTTGCTGCCGCCTGA
- the psb28 gene encoding photosystem II reaction center protein Psb28 translates to MASIQFARGVDEEVTNVRLTRSKDGLRGTATFFFEKPRVMNDADVDNRDITGMWMIDDEGELVTRTVNAKFVNGQPAGVEAIYRMDGSDEWERFMRFMERYAASNDLGFSQS, encoded by the coding sequence ATGGCAAGCATTCAATTCGCGCGCGGTGTTGATGAAGAAGTAACTAATGTGCGTCTGACGCGGTCCAAGGATGGCTTGAGAGGGACTGCAACCTTCTTCTTTGAGAAACCTCGTGTGATGAATGATGCCGATGTCGACAATCGGGACATCACGGGCATGTGGATGATTGACGACGAAGGCGAGTTAGTAACTCGCACAGTTAATGCCAAGTTCGTGAATGGTCAGCCAGCGGGTGTTGAGGCAATCTATCGGATGGATGGCAGCGACGAGTGGGAGCGCTTTATGCGCTTCATGGAGCGTTATGCTGCCTCCAATGATTTGGGTTTCAGTCAATCCTAA
- a CDS encoding V-type ATPase 116kDa subunit family protein: MKLPFTPLEMPSLSEAQIQNRLEDVEDTLENSETRRIGATRFIESLRDYLNQALSTSKLNQATHLTHDEIGLFVIQAWCPVNQISALDDLVKEFSLALTVEDPGPQEQPPTLVQNSDLLAPGETLISVYGTPSYRSWGPSALIYVSFVLFFGIIIADAGYGFLLLGIAWLLRGKLLANSQRRLFYLFAALGVSASAYGLLSGEYFAVDPPEGSLLARIAIFKPDLENIPELMAFSVSIGCLHVLIANAIAVSQCWSALRKGQCLSSDHLQ, from the coding sequence ATGAAGTTACCTTTTACTCCTCTAGAGATGCCGTCGCTTTCAGAAGCGCAAATTCAGAATCGCTTAGAGGATGTAGAGGATACTCTAGAAAATTCCGAGACCCGCCGCATTGGTGCAACTCGCTTTATTGAGTCTCTGCGAGACTACTTGAACCAAGCGCTCAGTACCTCCAAACTCAACCAGGCTACCCACTTAACCCACGACGAAATTGGTCTTTTTGTTATCCAGGCCTGGTGTCCTGTCAATCAGATTTCTGCTCTAGATGATCTGGTTAAGGAGTTCTCTCTAGCTCTAACTGTGGAGGATCCAGGTCCACAGGAGCAACCACCAACGCTGGTGCAAAATTCAGATTTGCTGGCTCCTGGCGAGACTCTGATTAGCGTTTACGGCACACCGTCCTATCGCAGTTGGGGTCCGTCGGCCCTAATCTACGTCAGCTTTGTCCTGTTCTTCGGGATCATCATTGCTGATGCAGGCTACGGCTTTTTGCTACTGGGGATTGCCTGGCTGCTGCGTGGAAAACTACTGGCTAACAGTCAGCGTCGCTTGTTCTACTTATTTGCTGCCTTAGGCGTAAGTGCCAGCGCTTATGGACTTCTATCAGGTGAATACTTTGCGGTAGATCCACCAGAGGGCAGTCTCTTAGCACGCATCGCTATTTTTAAGCCTGATTTGGAGAATATTCCAGAATTGATGGCCTTTTCGGTCAGCATTGGTTGCTTGCATGTCTTAATCGCTAATGCCATTGCTGTCTCCCAATGCTGGTCAGCATTGCGTAAGGGGCAGTGCCTATCTAGCGATCACCTTCAATGA
- a CDS encoding R3H domain-containing nucleic acid-binding protein, producing MIHENIENAQIQNVQVTDDLEKLLAILPENLRLLLNQHAQRDQLVEVVMDLGRRPEARFPDRAEYLTEQVISREELDYVVEHVGLFSGDNRAGIERTLHRISAIRNRTGTIIGLTCRVGRAIFGTIGMIRDLVETGKSILMLGRPGVGKTTALREIARVLADDLDKRVVIIDTSNEIAGDGDVPHPAIGRARRMQVATPELQHQVMIEAVENHMPQVIVIDEIGTELEAQAARTIAERGVQLVGTAHGNQLENLMKNPTLSDLVGGIQSVTLGDEEARRRGSQKSVLERKAPPTFEIAIEMQERQRWVVHEDVAQTVDSLLRRREPTPQVRTVSDSGKVTVSRELSKLPLTNNSLSRAPLSADVVGWRASGQMLPLPILSEPEPADLYSGAEDSRVFSETGEEILQVYPYAVSRQQMEQVIRALNLPVALTKDMDNADVVLALRSHIKGHSKLRHIAQARQIPIHTVKASTIPQITRALRRVLQIDEPGMPVPELSLFSQADSEDEMEALEEARLAVEQIVIPKSQQVELLPRSASVRKIQHELVEHYRLRSRSFGEEPNRRLRIYPD from the coding sequence GTGATTCACGAGAATATCGAGAACGCTCAGATTCAAAACGTTCAAGTTACAGATGATTTGGAGAAGCTCTTAGCAATTCTTCCAGAGAACCTGCGGTTGTTGCTCAATCAGCATGCACAGCGAGACCAACTGGTTGAAGTAGTGATGGATCTGGGCCGTCGTCCGGAAGCCCGCTTCCCTGATCGGGCCGAGTACCTGACAGAGCAGGTGATTAGCCGGGAAGAGCTGGATTACGTAGTTGAGCACGTTGGCCTATTTAGTGGGGACAATCGTGCTGGTATTGAGCGTACCCTGCACCGCATCAGCGCCATTCGCAACCGGACCGGCACGATTATTGGCCTCACTTGCCGCGTTGGTCGGGCCATCTTCGGCACGATCGGCATGATCCGAGACTTAGTTGAAACTGGCAAATCGATTTTGATGCTGGGTCGACCAGGCGTGGGTAAAACGACGGCTCTGCGTGAGATCGCGCGGGTTTTGGCGGATGACTTAGACAAGCGTGTTGTCATTATCGACACCTCTAATGAGATTGCTGGCGATGGCGATGTTCCCCATCCAGCCATTGGTCGGGCTCGCCGCATGCAGGTTGCCACGCCTGAACTGCAACACCAGGTAATGATTGAAGCGGTTGAAAATCACATGCCGCAGGTGATTGTCATCGACGAGATCGGCACGGAGCTGGAGGCGCAAGCAGCGCGTACGATTGCGGAACGAGGGGTTCAACTGGTGGGTACTGCCCACGGCAATCAACTCGAAAACCTGATGAAGAACCCCACCCTCTCGGATCTAGTGGGTGGCATCCAGTCAGTCACGCTGGGGGACGAAGAGGCACGGCGACGCGGCTCTCAAAAGAGCGTCTTAGAGCGCAAAGCACCGCCTACCTTTGAGATCGCCATTGAGATGCAAGAGCGTCAGCGTTGGGTTGTCCATGAGGATGTAGCCCAAACGGTTGATAGCCTGCTACGCCGCCGTGAGCCCACGCCCCAAGTTCGCACGGTTAGCGACTCGGGCAAAGTCACCGTTAGTCGTGAGCTATCGAAGCTGCCGTTGACCAATAACTCCCTCAGTCGAGCTCCCCTTAGTGCTGACGTGGTAGGCTGGCGAGCCTCTGGCCAAATGCTTCCCCTACCTATATTGTCGGAGCCGGAGCCGGCAGACCTCTACAGCGGCGCTGAAGACAGTCGTGTTTTCTCTGAGACTGGGGAAGAAATCCTCCAGGTCTACCCCTATGCGGTCAGCCGTCAACAAATGGAACAGGTGATTCGAGCCTTGAACCTGCCCGTTGCGCTGACCAAGGACATGGACAATGCTGACGTCGTGTTAGCCCTGCGCTCTCATATCAAAGGGCACTCTAAGCTGCGTCACATCGCTCAAGCCCGCCAAATTCCGATCCACACGGTCAAAGCCAGCACCATTCCCCAGATCACTCGGGCTTTGCGCCGGGTCTTGCAGATCGATGAGCCAGGCATGCCAGTCCCGGAACTGAGTCTGTTCTCTCAGGCTGATTCTGAAGATGAGATGGAGGCTTTAGAGGAAGCTCGTCTAGCGGTTGAACAGATTGTGATACCTAAGAGCCAACAGGTGGAGTTGTTGCCCCGATCTGCGTCAGTTCGTAAGATCCAGCATGAGCTAGTGGAACACTATCGCCTGCGCTCCCGCAGCTTCGGCGAGGAACCTAATCGCCGCTTGCGCATCTACCCAGACTGA
- the ldpA gene encoding circadian clock protein LdpA: protein MLQSLSLSALQEGSWFKLICGASFQHLPSVRSLSLVYALAGADCIDVAADEATVASAQEGLAVAERLGGRRPWLMVSLNDAEDPHFRKAKFDSVACPQSCPRPCEQICPADAITFKAEFSGVLEPRCYGCGRCLPVCPSALITAQAYVYAPDQIVQVLLGLAIDAVEIHTQPGQLVQFRRLWQALTPLIPRLKLVAVSCPDGEDLREYLQALWTHMQPQLEQWKCDLLWQTDGRPMSGDIGDGATRAAVRLGQKVSSFDLPGYVQLAGGTNAHTVAKAKAAGLDALAGVAYGSYARALVAPWLEVAGARLEEHPQLLQQAVQQARSLVQQLKPLDKGRPVAVFCQPS from the coding sequence ATGCTCCAAAGCCTTTCCCTGAGCGCTCTGCAAGAGGGAAGCTGGTTCAAGCTGATCTGTGGAGCCAGCTTCCAGCATTTACCCTCAGTTCGTAGTCTCTCCCTGGTCTATGCCCTAGCCGGAGCTGACTGCATCGATGTAGCTGCCGATGAAGCTACGGTGGCATCGGCCCAAGAGGGCCTGGCAGTGGCAGAACGTCTAGGGGGGCGGCGTCCCTGGCTCATGGTTAGCCTGAATGATGCAGAGGATCCCCACTTTCGCAAGGCTAAGTTTGACTCAGTTGCCTGTCCACAATCTTGTCCCCGCCCTTGTGAACAAATCTGCCCTGCTGATGCGATTACCTTCAAGGCAGAATTTTCTGGTGTCCTAGAACCCCGCTGTTATGGCTGTGGGCGCTGTTTACCAGTGTGTCCGTCAGCACTTATCACAGCCCAGGCTTACGTGTACGCTCCAGACCAGATTGTGCAAGTCTTACTGGGGTTGGCGATCGATGCAGTGGAGATTCATACACAGCCAGGGCAGCTGGTTCAGTTTCGGCGTCTGTGGCAGGCGTTGACCCCGCTTATCCCTCGATTAAAGCTGGTAGCTGTAAGCTGTCCAGATGGTGAAGATCTGCGGGAGTACCTCCAAGCCTTGTGGACGCACATGCAACCTCAACTAGAGCAGTGGAAGTGTGATTTGTTGTGGCAGACCGACGGTAGACCTATGAGTGGTGATATTGGTGATGGTGCGACTCGGGCTGCTGTGCGCTTGGGTCAGAAAGTTTCGAGTTTTGATTTGCCTGGATACGTCCAGCTCGCAGGAGGCACTAATGCCCATACGGTTGCCAAGGCGAAGGCAGCGGGTTTAGATGCTCTTGCTGGTGTTGCCTATGGCAGCTATGCCCGAGCGCTTGTGGCTCCCTGGCTAGAGGTGGCAGGAGCCCGCTTAGAAGAACACCCTCAGTTGTTGCAGCAAGCTGTCCAGCAGGCCAGGAGTTTGGTGCAGCAACTCAAGCCTCTGGACAAGGGCCGCCCTGTGGCAGTCTTTTGCCAACCTTCCTGA
- a CDS encoding DUF2764 family protein yields the protein MQLLEDTARKLQDVKISALFQQEVNLLLVVSALRHRQQGKTPVLPIGGLGVGGHLRRYWNQPDFNLGGRFPWLGELRELLEQGRVLELERQIDQIRWKFADSASQMNPFTFEAVVAYVGKWDILYRWSQTGEAAGLQRFNELIDQVLEKA from the coding sequence ATGCAGCTGCTAGAAGATACAGCTCGCAAATTGCAGGACGTGAAAATCTCGGCTCTATTTCAGCAGGAGGTTAACCTCCTGCTGGTTGTTTCTGCTCTGCGTCACCGACAACAAGGCAAAACGCCTGTCTTACCAATCGGAGGTCTAGGCGTAGGTGGTCACTTACGTCGCTATTGGAATCAGCCTGACTTTAACCTGGGTGGGCGCTTCCCCTGGTTAGGTGAACTGCGTGAGTTGTTGGAGCAGGGAAGGGTTCTGGAACTGGAAAGGCAGATCGACCAAATTCGGTGGAAGTTTGCTGATTCGGCTAGTCAGATGAATCCCTTCACCTTTGAAGCCGTTGTGGCCTATGTGGGTAAATGGGACATTCTTTACCGCTGGAGCCAAACCGGTGAAGCTGCCGGACTGCAGCGATTTAATGAATTAATCGATCAAGTTCTGGAAAAAGCCTAA